Within Conexibacter woesei DSM 14684, the genomic segment GCCCGAGCCCGGCGTCGTCGATCCCGCAGTTGTTGGAGACGACCGTCAGCCCACCGGCGCCCTGGTCCCGCAGCGCCGCGATCGACGCGGTCGGGATGCCGCAGAGGCCGAAGCCGCCGACGGCCAGCAGCGCGCCGTCGCCGATATCGCCGACCGCCTCGGCCGCGCTCGCGACCACCTTGCCCGTTGCCACCGTCGTCACCGCTCCTCCTTCGTCCGGGTTCCGCGACGGGTCACGATCGACGTTGCCGATTCAGAAGTCCAAGACCGTTGTGATCGAACTGTCATAAGGTTTGCTTATGGAATTTCGTCAGCTGCGCTACCTCGTCGCGCTCGCCGACGAACGTCACTTCACGCGCGCGGCGGCACGCTCCCACGTCGCGCAGCCAGCGCTCTCGCAGCAGCTCCGCAAGCTGGAGGACGAGCTGGGGCTGCCGCTCGTCGACCGCACGACCCGCCGCGTCGCGTTGACCGAGGCGGGCGAGCTGCTGGTCGCGCGGGCGCGGCGCGTGCTCGCGGAACTGGATGCGGCCGGCGCGGAGCTGCAGCAGGTCAGCGGCCTGCTCGCCGGCCGCGTGACGATCGGGCTGACGCAGACGCCGGGCCCGCTCGACCTGCTGCCGCTGCTGGCGGACTTCCACGCCCGCTTCCCGGCGGTTGAGCTGGCCGTGCGCGAGGACCTCAGCACGACGCTCGCCGCGCAGCTGCGAGCGGACGAGCTGGACGTCGCGCTGCTCTCGACGGTCGCGCGCGGCGACCTCGAAGGGCTCGGCGTGCGGCCGCTCGCGCACGAGCGGCTGGTCGCCGCGCTGCCGCCCGCGCACCGCCTCGCCGGGCGCCGTCGTGTCGCGCTCGCCGACCTGCGCGACGAGCGGTTCGTCGCCTTCACGCCGGGTGCGACGATCCGCGAGGCGGTCGCTGCCGCCGCGCTCGCGGCCGGCTTCGCCCCGCGGATCGCGTTCGAGACGCGCGAGGTCGCCCGCACCCGTGCGATCGTCGCCGCCGGCCTCGGCGTCGCGGTGCTGCCGCGCTCGGACGCGCTCGCGCCCGGCCCGCAGGTCGCGGTCGCCGAGCTGGTGCGCCCGGCGCTGACGCACCGCATCGCGCTCGCGTGGCGTGAGGGCCGTCACCACTCGCCCGCCGCGCGCGCCCTGTTGGAGCAGGCGCGCACGACGTACGCGCGCGGGTAGGGTGGCGCGCGGCGGCGGGTGCCGCGGCGGCGGGCGGCGGCGGGTGGCGCGGCGGCGGGCGGCGGCGGGTGGCGCGGCGGCGGGCGGCGGCGGGTGGCGCGGCGGCGGGCGGCGGCGGGTGGCGCGGCGGCGGTGGCGGGCGGCCGGGCGGCGGCGGGCGGCGCCGGTATCCCGCCGTACCGCCGGTGGTACGGTGGCGGCATGAGCGAGCTGCCGCAGCTGCCGCTGAGCGCCGGCCACCGGGACCGGCTCGTCGCCGGCATGGCCGCAGCGGTCCGCGCGCACGGCTACCGCGACAGCACCGTCACGGAGGTCGTCGCGCACGCGCGCACCTCGCGCCGCTCGTTCTACGAACAGTTCGAGGACCGCGAGGCCTGCTACCTGGCGTTGTTCGACGTCGTCGGCGAGCTGCTGGTCGAGGCGGTCGCCGCGTCGGTCGACCCCGCCGCCGGCTGGGAGGAGCAGGTCGATCAGGCGCTCGGGACGTACGTCGACGCGATCGCGTCAGAGCCGGAGCTGACGGTCAGCTTCATCCGCGAGGTGCCCGCGCTCGGCGCCGTCGGCACCGCGCGCCAGCGCGACGCGATCGAGAGCTTCGCGAGACTGCTGATGCGGCTCGCCAGCAGCGACGGGATGCAGCGCTCCGGCGTCTCGCGCGTCTCGATGGCGACGGCGGTGCTGCTCGTCGGCGGCCTGCGCGAGCTGGTCGCGCACGCGATCGAGCACGACGAGCCGTTGAGCGAGGTCCGCGCCGTCGCGAGCGACGTGATCAAGAGCGTGCTCGACCCCGGCCGCGTCACCGCGCGGGCGCCGCACTGACCGCGTCCGTCGCCGCGCCGTCCGTCGTCGCGCCGTCCGTCGCCGCGCCCTCCGTCGCCGCGCCGCCCACCGCGCTGCCGCCGCTCGCGTCAGCCGCCGCCTGCACCGTCGCCCCGCCGCCGCGGGCGACCTGACCGGCGATCAGGTCGACCAGGCGCGGCCAGGCGCCGCGCGGGAGGTCGTGGCCCATGCCCGCGATCGTCTCGTGCCGCGCGCCGCGGATCGCCGCCGCGGTCGCCGCGCCGCCGGTCGGGTGGACCATCCGGTCGCGGTCGCCGTGCACGACCAGCGTCGGCGCGGCGATCGCGCGCACCTCGGCCGTGCGGTCGCCGGACTTGACGATCGCCGCCAGCTGACGGGCGACGCCGGCCGGGTCGTGGCCGCGGTCCCACGCCTCGCCCGCGAGCGCGCGCACCGCCGGCTCGTCGAACGGGAAGCCGTGCGAGCCGATGTGCCGCCACAGCACGACCGAGCGCTCGATCGAGACGTCGCGCTCGGCCGACGGTCTCCCCAGCATCAGCCGCCAGGTCGACGGCGCCGGTCGCCCGATGCGGCGTGCGCCGGTCGTCGACATGATCGACGTGAGGCTGCGGACGCGGTGCGGCTGCCGCGCAGCGAGCGTCTGCCCGATCATGCCGCCCATCGATCTGCCGGCGACATGGACGGCGCCCAGCTCCAGCGCGTCGAGCAGGCCCGCGGTGTCCTGCGCCATGTCGGCGAGCGTGTACTGGCCGCGCTCGAAGCGGCGCGTCGCGAACCGCAGCGGCGTCGGCGGGCGCACGTTCGCGCGCGTCGAGCGGCCGACGTCGCGGTTGTCGAAGCGGATCACGTGCAGGTCGCGTGCGGCGAGCTGTTCGCACAGCTCCGCCGGCCAGGCGAGCAGCTGCTGGCCGAGACCGGAGATCAGCAGCAGCGGGTCGTGCTCCGGCGCGCCGAACGTCTCGCAGCAGAGCGCCATCCCGCGCCCGACCTCGACGATCCGCTCGGCGCGCGCCGGGGCGTCGCTCACGCCGCGCCGGTCATCGCTCACGCCGCCGCCGCTCATGCCGCCACCGCCATGCGCCCGGCCGCCTGCTCGCTCGCGCCGGCGCCGTCGCTCCCGTCGGTCCCGGCGCGCGGCGTCACCCGCGCGAGCCCGCCGCTCGCCGGCGTGTGCGCGATCCCGCGGAACTTCATCCGCTCCGGCGGCGAGGAGGTCGGCGCGAGCGCGTAGGTCAGCAGGATCGTGCGCAGCACGACGTCCATCTCCATGTGCGCGAACGCCGCCCCGATGCAGCGGCGGACGCCGCCGCCGAACGGCAGCCACGCGTACGTCTCGGGCTTTCTGCCGAGGAAGCGCTCGGGCGAGAACGCGAACGGGTCTGCGAACAGCCGCTCGTCGTAGTGCGTCAGCGCGCCCGCCAGCGCGATCCGCGTGCCGGGCGGCAGCATGAAGCCGCCCAGCTCGAACGGCTCCTTCACGAGCCGGGTCGTGAACATGATCACCGGCCGCTGCCGCTGCACCTCGCGGATCGTCGCGTCGCGCAGCTCGCGCCCGCCTGCGTCCGCCTCGGCGACGAGCCGCTCCAGCACGTCCGGGTGGCGGCGCAGCCGCTCGACGGTCCAGGCGAGCTGCGCGGCGGTCGTCTCGTGTCCGGCCGCGAGCATCGTCATCAGCTGGTCGCGGATCTCGGCGTCACGCATCGGCGCGCCGTCCTCGTAGGTCGCCTGCACCAGCAGCGCCAGCACGTCGGAGCGCTCGGCGAGGTCCGGGTCGCGCCGCGCCTGCGCCATCAGCTCGTCGCAGACCGCGTCGACCTGCGCGCGCAGCCGCTTGAAGCGTCCCCACGGGCTGCGCGGCCCGAGGTCGTGCTGGAGGTACGGCGTCAGCGCGAGCGCGGAGCCGAGCGTCGTGAGCGGCGGCAGCAGCTCCTCCAGCTGCCGCAGCGCGTCGCCGCGCGCGCCGAAGACGGCGAGCAGGATCGCCCGCAGCGTGATCCGCATCGTCGAGGGCGCGACGGGGAACTCGCGGTCACGCGGCCAGCGCGCGATCTCCTCGCGCGTGACGGCCTCGATCAGCTGCTCGTAGCGCTGCATCCGCTGGCCGTGGAACGGCGGCAGCAGCAGCTTGCGCTGGCGCAGGTGGACGTCCTCGTCGGTGACGAGCAGCGAGTTGGGGCCGAGCACCGGGCCGAGCGGGCTGCCCTCGCCGGAGTGCAGCGCGACGGGTGAGGCGGTGAAGGTGCGTTTGATCAGCGCCGGGTCGGCCGGCACGACGATGTTGCCGAAGTGGTGGACGCGCACGGTGAAGAGGTCGCCGTGGCGGCGCTGGCAGCGGCGCAGGAACGGTCGCAGCCGCGTGACCAGCGCAACGTCCTGCAAGGTCGTCGGCAGCGACGGACCCGGCGGCAGGCCGGCGCGGTCGCGTGGCTGTGGTATCCGCATGTACCGGACGGTACTCCGGCGTACCGGCGCTGTCCAGTCGCAACCGCACGGGGCGCGGGAGCGGCGGCGTCAGCGCGGACGCGGCTTCGCGAGACCGACGTCGTACGCCAGCACGACGGCCTGGACGCGGTCGCGCAGGCCGAGCTTGCGCAGGACCGAGGAGACGTGCGTCTTGACCGTCGCCTCGCTGAGCACGAGGTATGCCGCCAGCTCGGCGTTCGAGAGCCCTTGCGCGACGAGCCGCAGCACGTCCAGCTCGCGCTCGGTCAGGTCGCGCAGATCGGGCAGCGGGCGCTCGTCACCGGGCAGCTCGCCGGCGAAGCGGTCGAGCAGCCGGCGCGTCGCGCTCGGCGCGAGCAGCGCGTCGCCGCCCGCGACGACGTGGACCGCGTCGACGAGCTGCGCCGGTCTGACGTCCTTCAGCATGAAGCCGCTGGCGCCGGCCCGCAGCGCGGCGAAGACGTACTCGTCGAGGTCGAACGTCGTCAGGATGATCACCTTCGTCGCCGGCTCGGCGGCGACGATCCGGGCCGTCGCGTCGATCCCGTCGAGCTGCGGCATCCGCACGTCCATCAGCACGACGTCCGGCCGCGCCGTCCGCGCCAGCGCGACCGCCTCGGCGCCGTCGCACGCCTCGCCGACGACGTCGATCGACGGTGCGCTCTCGAGGATCAGCCGGAAGCCCCCGCGCACGAGCGCCTGGTCGTCGACGAGCAGCGTCCGGATCGTCATGCGGCTCCCTCCAGCGGCAGCCGCGCGTGGACGCGGTAGCCGCCGTCGGGTCCCGGCCCGGCCTCGAGCGTGCCGCCGAGCAGCTCCGCCCGCTCGCGCATGCCGCTCGTGCCCCGCCCGCCGCCGGCGCGCCCGCCGTCCGTGCGGCCTGCGCCCGCCGCGCCCGCATCGTCGCCGCAGCCGTCGTCGCGCACGTCCAGCTCCAGTGCCGACGGCTCCCACCGCAGCGCGACCTCGGCGTGCGTCGCACCGGCGTGACGCAGCGTGTTCGTCAGCGCCTCCTGCACGATCCGATAGGCGGACAGGTCGACCGGCGCCGGCAGCGGCGACGGCGGCCCGTCGCGTCGCACCGTCACAGCGAGCCCGGTCGCGCGCACCCGCGCGACCAGCTCGTCGAGGCGGGCGAGGCTCGCCCCGCCCGTGTCGTCGTCAGCGTCGAACGGGCGCAGCGCCGGCAGCAGCCGGCGCAGCTCCGCCAGCGTCTCGCGGCCGGTCGCCTCGATCGCGCGCAGCGCCGCGCGCGCTCTGTCGGGCCGCTCGTCGAAGACGTGGTCGGCCGCGGTCGCCTGCACGACGATCACCGAGACGCTGTGCGCGATCACGTCGTGCAACTCGCGCGCGATCCGCGCCTGCTCCTGCGCGACTGCGGCGCGCGACGCCTCCTGCTGGCGCACGACACGGACGCGACGCAGCTCGCCCGTCCCCCACGCGGCGGCCGCGACCGCCAGCAGGAAGACGACGTCGCCCGGCTCGCCGCCGGCCGGGCCGGCGGCGAGCGCCAGCACCGCGAGCCCGGCGAGGCCCCACCAGGACCCGAGCGGCGGGCGGCGGAACGCGAGCGCGCCGACCGCCACGTAGGCGCCGATCGGCAGCACGATCTCGCTGTGCAGCGCCTGCAGCCCGGCGGCGGCGCTGAGCGCGACCGCCGCCGTCAGCGCCGGTCGCGCGTGCCGCAGCGGGAGCACGGCGCCCTGCACCAGCGCGAGGCCGACGCCGAGCGCGACCAGCCACGCCGCGTCGTCGCCGCGGTACTTGACCGCGCACGCGACCATGAACAGCGCGACGCACCCTGTGAGCACGGCATCTCCGGACCGTCGCATCGGGCGATCATCCCGCATCGGCCGCATCGGCACGAGCTTCGATCGCTCGGATGAGCCGGTCTCAGCCCTCGGACGGAGGCGCGCGTCGGCCGCTCATCCGACCGATCGAACCTTCTTCTGGAGCGGTCTCCGGCGTTCTACGGTGCTGGCAGCTATCGGGCCGCGCGATGCGGCCAGGAGGACCAATGCGACAGACACCGGGCACGCGGTCGTCGCGCCCTCTGCGCCAGCGCGTCGACGTGTTCGTCGACGCCTGCGCCGACCTGGGCGTGGGACCGTGCTGGGACCCCGAGCGCGACGCGCTCGCATGGGTCGACATCGTGACGCGCGAGGTGCACGTGAGCGACGGGTCGGCGACCCTCACGCACGTCGTGCCGGCGCCGGTCGGCGCGGCGGTGCCGAGCGCCGACGGCGGGCTGCTGCTGGCGCTCGGCGTCAGCTTCGCCGCGCTCGACCTCGACCGCGGGACGCTGCGCGGGCTGGCGTCGGTCTCCGGCGACCCGCAGCGGATCCGCATGAACGACGGGAAGGTCGATCCGGCCGGCCGCTTCTGGGCCGGTACGACGGCGTACGACGGAACGCGCGGCGAAGGCGTCCTGTACCGCCTCGACGGACCGGGCAGAGCGCGGCCGCTGGTCGCGCCGGTGACCGTCTCCAGCGGACTCGGCTGGTCGCCCACCGGCGACCGCATGTACTTCGTCGACTCGCCGCGCAGATCGGTCGCCGTGTTCGACTTCGACGTCGCCGGCGGCCGGCTCGGCCGCCGTCGCACGCTCGTCGACACGCGCCCGCACGCGGGCGTGCCGGGCGGTCTCGCGGTCGACGAGCTGGGGAACGTCTGGGTGGCGTTCACCGACGGCGCGGCGGTGCGCTGCTTCGACGGCGACGGCGGGCGGCTGCTGGCCGAGCTGCCGCTGCCTGTCCAGCGGCCGACGAGCTGCGCGTTCGGCGGGCCTGACGGACGGCTGCTGCTCGTGACGACGGCCCGTCGCGGCCTCGCCGCGCAGGCGCTCGCTGCACAGCCGCTGGCCGGCTCGGTGCTCGCGCTGGAGCCGGGGATCTGCGGTCCCCCGTCGACGCCGGCGCGCGGGCAGGGCAGATGACCGCCGCCGAGATGACCGCCCTCGTCTGGACGGCGCCGTACGAGGCCGTGCTGGCGCAGCGGGCGATGCCCGTCGCGGGCGACGGCGAAGCGGTCGTGCGCGTACGCGCGACCGGCGTCTGCGGCTCGGACCTGCACGGCTTCCGCGGCCACAGCCCGCTGCGCGTCGCGCCGCTCGTGCTCGGCCACGAGGCGGTCGTCGAGGACGAGCACGGCGCGCTGTTCGTCGTCAACCCGCTCGTCGGCTGCGGCCGCTGCCGGATGTGCGACGCCGGGCAGCCGAACCTCTGCCCGCAGCGCGGGCTGCTCGGGCTCGACCGCCCCGGCACGTTCGCCGAGCACGTCAGCGTGCCGCGCGCGAACCTGCTGCCGCTGCCCGCGCACGTCCCGCTCGTGCTCGGTGCGCTGACCGAGGCGCTGGCGACGCCGGTCGCCGCGCTCGCCGCCGCCGCGCCGGGCCCCGATGCCGTCGTCGCCGTGATCGGCTGCGGGCCGATCGGCCTGCTGGCGTGCCACGCGGCGCGGCGCTGGGGCGCGAGCCTCGTCGCCGCCTACGACCTCGACGAGCGGCGCGTCGCGCACGCGCAGCGGCTCGCCGACGTCGTCGGCACGAGCCCGGCCGAGCTGCGGGGCGCGCTCGACGGCGCCAGCGACGGGCTCGGCGCCGACCTCGTGATCGACGCGGTCGGGATCGAGGCGAGCTGGAACGCGGCGTTGGAGCTGGTGCGGCCGGGCGGCACCGTCGCCGAGGTCGGCCTCGGCGCGGCCATCGGCGAGGCGCCGGTCGGCCACATCGTCCGCCAGGGGATCCGCTGGCAGGGCGTCTATGCCTACACGCCGGCCGACTTCGCCGCGGCGCTCGAGCTGATCGCCGGCGTCCCGCCGGAGCTGGGGTGGGTCGAGACCGCGCGGCTCGACGACGGTCCCGCGCTGCTGGCCGAGCTGGCGCGCGGCGCCGGGCCGGTGAAGGCGGTCTTCGAGCTGTGACGGCGTGATCTCCGCGGCGGCGCAGCGCCGGGCGCGATCAGGCGACGGGCGCCCGATCCGTGGCGAGCACCGCCTTGAGCTGGAGCGCGGCCTTGGTGTGGAGCTGGCTGGTCCGCGACTCCGAGATTCCGAGCACCTCACCGATCTGGAGGAGGGTGAGGTCGTGGTGGTAGCGCAGCCCGAGCACGACCTGCTCGCGCGCGGGCAGCTGCCGGACCGCGGCGCCGATCCGCTCGCTCCGCTCGGTCTCGTCGCTGTCGGCGGCCGGGTCGACGGCGTCGAGGTCGGGCAACGTGTCGAGCAGCGCGACGGGACGGCCGTCGGCCAGCACCGGGCCCCACGGCTCGTCGAGTGCGACGATGCGCGAGTCGGAGACGCGCTGGAGCGACGCGGCCAGCTGCCTGCGGCTCATCGAGAGCGCGCCGGCGAGCTCGGGGTCGGTCGGCATCCGCTGGAGGCGCATCGCCAGCTCGGCGGTCGCGCGCTCGATCTCACGCGCCTCCGCGCGGACCGCGCGCGGCACCCAGTCGAGCGATCGCAGCCCGTCGAAGATGGCGCCGCGGATGCGGGTGTCGGCGTACGCCTCGAAGCGGACGCCGCGGACCGGCTCGAAGCGCTCGACCGCGTCCAGGAGGCCCTTGAAGCCGTCGGAGATGAGGTCGGCGACGTCGACGTGGGCGGGCATCCGCGCGGCGACGCGGCCGGCCACGTACTTGACGATCGGCGAGTACGCCAGGACGAGGTCGTCGCGTGCCGCCCGCTCGCCGGTCCCCTTGTAGCGTCGCCACCGCTCCGCGAGGACGATCCGTCTGGTGGAGCCCGTCACGAAATGACCTGATTCAGGTGTATAAGCGCGATGGCTGATTGTCGCACGGATCGCGCCTCGATGCCGGTCACGGTCGCTGCGTGTCCGGCGAGGCGATAATCGGTCGACCGATGAGTCTCCGGGCGTGAGGACGTTTAGACGGGCATGAGCACACAGAACGCCGACTTCACCGCGCGGATCGAACGCCACCGGCGCGAGATCCACGTCCACTGCTACCGCATGCTCGGCTCCTACGAGGAGGCGGAGGACCTCGTCCAGGAGACGTTCCTGCGCGCCTGGGACAAGCGCGCGACGTTCGCCGGCGGGAGCTTCCGCGCGTGGCTCTACCGGATCGCGACGAACGCCTGCCTCGACGCGCTGCGGCGCAGCAGACGGCGCGTGCCGACGTTGGACAGATCGTTCGTCGAGCTGCCGTGGATCCAGCCCTATCCCGACCGGCTGCTCGACGAGGTCCCCTCGCCGGAGGGCGAGGAGCCGGCGGCGGTGGTCGTCGCGCGCGAGACGATCGAGCTGGCGTTCCTCGCCGTGATCCAGCTGCTGCCGGCGCGTCAGCGCGCGGTGACGATCCTGCGCGACGTGCTCGACTGGTCCGCCGCCGAGACCGCGGACGCACTCGGCATCTCGGTCGCGGCCGCCAACAGCGCGCTGCAGCGGGCACGGGCGACGCTCGCGGAGCGGGCCGAGCGCGAGCGGCCGGTCGCGCAGCCGAGCGCCTACGAGCAGGAGCTGCTGGCGGCGTTCATCGACATGCACGAGCGCGGCGACAAGGACGCGGCGCTGGCGGTCGTACG encodes:
- a CDS encoding LysR family transcriptional regulator, with translation MEFRQLRYLVALADERHFTRAAARSHVAQPALSQQLRKLEDELGLPLVDRTTRRVALTEAGELLVARARRVLAELDAAGAELQQVSGLLAGRVTIGLTQTPGPLDLLPLLADFHARFPAVELAVREDLSTTLAAQLRADELDVALLSTVARGDLEGLGVRPLAHERLVAALPPAHRLAGRRRVALADLRDERFVAFTPGATIREAVAAAALAAGFAPRIAFETREVARTRAIVAAGLGVAVLPRSDALAPGPQVAVAELVRPALTHRIALAWREGRHHSPAARALLEQARTTYARG
- a CDS encoding TetR/AcrR family transcriptional regulator; this encodes MSELPQLPLSAGHRDRLVAGMAAAVRAHGYRDSTVTEVVAHARTSRRSFYEQFEDREACYLALFDVVGELLVEAVAASVDPAAGWEEQVDQALGTYVDAIASEPELTVSFIREVPALGAVGTARQRDAIESFARLLMRLASSDGMQRSGVSRVSMATAVLLVGGLRELVAHAIEHDEPLSEVRAVASDVIKSVLDPGRVTARAPH
- a CDS encoding alpha/beta fold hydrolase, with the translated sequence MSGGGVSDDRRGVSDAPARAERIVEVGRGMALCCETFGAPEHDPLLLISGLGQQLLAWPAELCEQLAARDLHVIRFDNRDVGRSTRANVRPPTPLRFATRRFERGQYTLADMAQDTAGLLDALELGAVHVAGRSMGGMIGQTLAARQPHRVRSLTSIMSTTGARRIGRPAPSTWRLMLGRPSAERDVSIERSVVLWRHIGSHGFPFDEPAVRALAGEAWDRGHDPAGVARQLAAIVKSGDRTAEVRAIAAPTLVVHGDRDRMVHPTGGAATAAAIRGARHETIAGMGHDLPRGAWPRLVDLIAGQVARGGGATVQAAADASGGSAVGGAATEGAATDGATTDGAATDAVSAAPAR
- a CDS encoding cytochrome P450, yielding MRIPQPRDRAGLPPGPSLPTTLQDVALVTRLRPFLRRCQRRHGDLFTVRVHHFGNIVVPADPALIKRTFTASPVALHSGEGSPLGPVLGPNSLLVTDEDVHLRQRKLLLPPFHGQRMQRYEQLIEAVTREEIARWPRDREFPVAPSTMRITLRAILLAVFGARGDALRQLEELLPPLTTLGSALALTPYLQHDLGPRSPWGRFKRLRAQVDAVCDELMAQARRDPDLAERSDVLALLVQATYEDGAPMRDAEIRDQLMTMLAAGHETTAAQLAWTVERLRRHPDVLERLVAEADAGGRELRDATIREVQRQRPVIMFTTRLVKEPFELGGFMLPPGTRIALAGALTHYDERLFADPFAFSPERFLGRKPETYAWLPFGGGVRRCIGAAFAHMEMDVVLRTILLTYALAPTSSPPERMKFRGIAHTPASGGLARVTPRAGTDGSDGAGASEQAAGRMAVAA
- a CDS encoding response regulator, which codes for MTIRTLLVDDQALVRGGFRLILESAPSIDVVGEACDGAEAVALARTARPDVVLMDVRMPQLDGIDATARIVAAEPATKVIILTTFDLDEYVFAALRAGASGFMLKDVRPAQLVDAVHVVAGGDALLAPSATRRLLDRFAGELPGDERPLPDLRDLTERELDVLRLVAQGLSNAELAAYLVLSEATVKTHVSSVLRKLGLRDRVQAVVLAYDVGLAKPRPR
- a CDS encoding sensor histidine kinase, with protein sequence MRRSGDAVLTGCVALFMVACAVKYRGDDAAWLVALGVGLALVQGAVLPLRHARPALTAAVALSAAAGLQALHSEIVLPIGAYVAVGALAFRRPPLGSWWGLAGLAVLALAAGPAGGEPGDVVFLLAVAAAAWGTGELRRVRVVRQQEASRAAVAQEQARIARELHDVIAHSVSVIVVQATAADHVFDERPDRARAALRAIEATGRETLAELRRLLPALRPFDADDDTGGASLARLDELVARVRATGLAVTVRRDGPPSPLPAPVDLSAYRIVQEALTNTLRHAGATHAEVALRWEPSALELDVRDDGCGDDAGAAGAGRTDGGRAGGGRGTSGMRERAELLGGTLEAGPGPDGGYRVHARLPLEGAA
- a CDS encoding SMP-30/gluconolactonase/LRE family protein — encoded protein: MRQTPGTRSSRPLRQRVDVFVDACADLGVGPCWDPERDALAWVDIVTREVHVSDGSATLTHVVPAPVGAAVPSADGGLLLALGVSFAALDLDRGTLRGLASVSGDPQRIRMNDGKVDPAGRFWAGTTAYDGTRGEGVLYRLDGPGRARPLVAPVTVSSGLGWSPTGDRMYFVDSPRRSVAVFDFDVAGGRLGRRRTLVDTRPHAGVPGGLAVDELGNVWVAFTDGAAVRCFDGDGGRLLAELPLPVQRPTSCAFGGPDGRLLLVTTARRGLAAQALAAQPLAGSVLALEPGICGPPSTPARGQGR
- a CDS encoding NAD(P)-dependent sugar dehydrogenase, which encodes MTAAEMTALVWTAPYEAVLAQRAMPVAGDGEAVVRVRATGVCGSDLHGFRGHSPLRVAPLVLGHEAVVEDEHGALFVVNPLVGCGRCRMCDAGQPNLCPQRGLLGLDRPGTFAEHVSVPRANLLPLPAHVPLVLGALTEALATPVAALAAAAPGPDAVVAVIGCGPIGLLACHAARRWGASLVAAYDLDERRVAHAQRLADVVGTSPAELRGALDGASDGLGADLVIDAVGIEASWNAALELVRPGGTVAEVGLGAAIGEAPVGHIVRQGIRWQGVYAYTPADFAAALELIAGVPPELGWVETARLDDGPALLAELARGAGPVKAVFEL
- a CDS encoding FliA/WhiG family RNA polymerase sigma factor, whose product is MTGSTRRIVLAERWRRYKGTGERAARDDLVLAYSPIVKYVAGRVAARMPAHVDVADLISDGFKGLLDAVERFEPVRGVRFEAYADTRIRGAIFDGLRSLDWVPRAVRAEAREIERATAELAMRLQRMPTDPELAGALSMSRRQLAASLQRVSDSRIVALDEPWGPVLADGRPVALLDTLPDLDAVDPAADSDETERSERIGAAVRQLPAREQVVLGLRYHHDLTLLQIGEVLGISESRTSQLHTKAALQLKAVLATDRAPVA
- a CDS encoding RNA polymerase subunit sigma-70; this encodes MSTQNADFTARIERHRREIHVHCYRMLGSYEEAEDLVQETFLRAWDKRATFAGGSFRAWLYRIATNACLDALRRSRRRVPTLDRSFVELPWIQPYPDRLLDEVPSPEGEEPAAVVVARETIELAFLAVIQLLPARQRAVTILRDVLDWSAAETADALGISVAAANSALQRARATLAERAERERPVAQPSAYEQELLAAFIDMHERGDKDAALAVVREDIRVTMPPHPYFYEGIPAMRELLARAFDEPLGEWRLVPTRANRMPTAASYLRLPGDTVFRAFKFDVLRVEGDKIVEITTFGPELFGAFGLPLTLPSSSAGR